The following proteins are encoded in a genomic region of Hymenobacter siberiensis:
- the tnpA gene encoding IS200/IS605 family transposase: MKQRTGSHSVHKLEVHLVWSTKYRYQVLTGDVQLRCRDLLRQTCNTLDVCILKGVVSKDHIHLHVSYPPALAVSELMRRLKGRSAKLLLQEFPELKRRYWGGHFWGIGYGAWSVGNITDELLEAYLNHHKDQPNGDENFILE, encoded by the coding sequence ATGAAGCAGCGAACAGGCAGCCATTCGGTTCACAAGCTGGAAGTGCATCTGGTGTGGAGCACAAAATATCGCTACCAGGTGCTGACGGGGGATGTGCAACTGCGCTGCCGGGACTTGCTGCGTCAGACGTGTAACACGCTGGATGTGTGCATCTTGAAAGGGGTAGTGAGCAAAGACCATATCCATTTGCACGTCTCGTATCCGCCCGCCTTGGCTGTGAGCGAATTAATGCGTCGCTTGAAGGGACGCAGCGCCAAGTTGCTCTTGCAAGAGTTTCCCGAGTTGAAGCGGCGGTATTGGGGCGGTCATTTCTGGGGCATTGGCTACGGGGCCTGGAGTGTCGGTAACATCACAGACGAGCTACTCGAAGCGTATTTGAATCATCACAAGGACCAGCCCAATGGGGACGAGAATTTCATTCTGGAATAG
- a CDS encoding DUF1206 domain-containing protein, whose translation MSATDKLLTTIPPLPSSGIKALAKLGFAAIGVVYVLMGVLALLAAMGVQRGARADKQEAMQHLQQVPGGSVLLGLIALGLLGYILWRFAQALLDTEGKGTSLKGLSFRFWYVCSGLFYSGLAIYAARLALQGHADAGTDATKTLATEVLSWPGGDWLLIVGGVVTIFIGLYQGYRAFSGQLQSDVSARQLSAAEHRLVFRAAQVGVTARGIVVGIIGYFFVQAGQQSRAGAVGSTDEAFDFLATAPASLPTASIRWYRPAIPCCGACSG comes from the coding sequence ATGTCTGCCACCGATAAGCTGCTTACCACTATTCCTCCCCTGCCTTCGTCCGGCATTAAAGCGCTGGCGAAGCTCGGCTTTGCCGCCATTGGCGTGGTGTATGTGCTCATGGGCGTGCTGGCGCTTTTGGCTGCTATGGGGGTGCAGCGTGGGGCCCGTGCCGACAAGCAGGAAGCCATGCAGCACCTGCAGCAGGTGCCCGGCGGCAGCGTGCTGCTGGGCCTGATTGCACTGGGCCTGCTCGGCTACATTCTGTGGCGCTTCGCGCAGGCGCTGCTCGATACCGAGGGCAAAGGCACCAGCCTGAAAGGGCTGAGCTTTCGGTTCTGGTATGTGTGCAGCGGGCTTTTCTATAGCGGCCTGGCTATCTACGCCGCCAGGCTCGCCCTTCAGGGCCACGCCGACGCAGGCACCGATGCCACGAAAACACTGGCCACCGAGGTGCTGAGCTGGCCTGGGGGCGACTGGCTCCTGATTGTGGGGGGTGTGGTCACCATCTTCATCGGCTTGTACCAGGGGTACCGCGCCTTTTCGGGGCAGCTGCAGTCGGATGTAAGTGCCCGCCAACTTTCGGCCGCCGAGCACCGCCTCGTGTTCCGGGCCGCGCAGGTGGGCGTCACGGCCCGGGGCATTGTGGTGGGCATCATCGGCTATTTCTTTGTGCAGGCGGGGCAGCAGTCGCGGGCCGGCGCAGTGGGCAGCACCGATGAGGCCTTCGACTTTCTGGCCACTGCGCCGGCCTCATTGCCTACGGCCTCAATTCGCTGGTACAGGCCCGCTATCCCATGCTGCGGAGCGTGTAGCGGCTAG